A stretch of the Balneola vulgaris DSM 17893 genome encodes the following:
- a CDS encoding valine--tRNA ligase yields MKEAAKNKEIPAQYNPSNIETKWYDYWMKENYFHSTPDDREPFTVVIPPPNVTGVLHMGHMLNNTIQDVLVRKARMQGFNACWVPGTDHASIATEAKVVRKLREEGIKKSDLSRDEFMEHAWEWTHKHGGIILEQLKKLGASCDWDRTTFTMDEKYSESVIDTFIDLFNKGKIYRGARMINWDPAAKTALSDEEVIHKEVNSKLYHVRYQVEGTDEYVTIATTRPETILGDTAVCINPNDERYTHLHGKKAIVPLVNREVPIILDDYVDMEFGTGCLKVTPAHDVNDYDLGERHNLETINMMNADGTISEEGELYVGMDRFDVRKQIVKDLDEAGNLVEVEDYQNKVGYSERTDVVIEPRLSLQWWVAMKELSQPALENVMNDNIQFHPAKFKNTYRHWMENVRDWCISRQLWWGHRIPAYYYGEGENDFVVAKSAEEALKLAQEKSGNASLTAADLKQDEDVLDTWFSSWLWPISVFDGFYEKDEVDYYYPTNDLVTAPEIMFFWVARMIIAGYEYRGEMPFKNVYYTGIVRDKQGRKMSKSLGNSPDPLDLIAQYGADGVRMGMLFATPAGNDLPFDEKLCEQGSKFCNKIWNAFRFLTMNMDENETYTPTMVIDEDNLVDRWMLSRINQTIKEVEDDFQNYRLNDALKKVYSLIWDDFCDWYIELAKPNNYGDKFDVAKMNIALGMFEQLMKLLHPFMPFISEEIWQYIDERSNKEALCISEWPSYNEEQVFEDDIALFERIQQMVSSLRNIRAEMGLSPKADIEIQIKSDDAERLNDNYWIIRKLQSVKSLYIASVMEKPKASASALIDKDELYVPLADLIDVDKEKERIQKEITRVEGFLKGVNGKLNNANFVDNAPDAVVQNERNKKRDGEANLEKLKAQLKDFE; encoded by the coding sequence GTGAAAGAAGCCGCTAAGAACAAAGAAATTCCAGCTCAATACAATCCTTCCAACATCGAAACCAAGTGGTACGATTACTGGATGAAGGAAAACTATTTTCACTCTACACCTGATGATCGTGAACCATTTACGGTAGTAATTCCCCCACCTAATGTAACGGGTGTACTTCACATGGGGCACATGCTGAACAATACTATTCAGGATGTATTGGTTAGAAAAGCTCGAATGCAAGGCTTCAACGCTTGTTGGGTACCGGGAACCGATCATGCCTCTATTGCTACCGAAGCAAAAGTAGTTCGTAAGCTTCGTGAAGAAGGCATTAAGAAATCAGATTTGAGTCGTGATGAGTTCATGGAACATGCTTGGGAATGGACGCACAAACATGGCGGCATCATCCTTGAGCAGCTTAAGAAATTAGGGGCTAGCTGCGATTGGGATCGCACTACATTCACCATGGATGAAAAGTATTCAGAAAGCGTAATTGATACTTTTATCGACCTGTTTAACAAAGGGAAGATCTACCGTGGTGCTAGAATGATCAACTGGGATCCAGCTGCTAAAACGGCCCTCAGTGATGAAGAAGTAATTCACAAAGAAGTAAATTCTAAACTTTACCACGTTCGCTACCAAGTAGAGGGTACCGACGAGTATGTTACTATTGCTACTACTCGTCCTGAAACGATTTTAGGCGATACGGCTGTATGTATCAATCCTAACGACGAACGCTATACGCACCTTCATGGTAAAAAAGCCATTGTGCCTTTAGTAAACCGTGAAGTGCCTATCATCTTGGATGATTATGTAGATATGGAATTTGGTACAGGGTGCCTTAAAGTAACTCCTGCCCATGATGTTAACGATTATGACTTAGGTGAACGCCATAACTTAGAAACCATCAACATGATGAATGCGGATGGTACCATTAGTGAAGAAGGCGAGCTTTATGTTGGTATGGATCGTTTCGACGTTCGTAAGCAAATCGTAAAAGATCTTGATGAAGCTGGAAATCTAGTTGAAGTTGAAGATTACCAAAATAAAGTAGGTTATAGCGAGCGTACTGATGTGGTTATAGAACCACGCCTATCATTGCAGTGGTGGGTCGCTATGAAAGAATTGAGCCAACCTGCTTTAGAGAATGTGATGAACGATAACATTCAGTTCCACCCGGCTAAGTTCAAAAACACTTATCGCCATTGGATGGAAAATGTTCGTGATTGGTGTATCAGTCGCCAGCTTTGGTGGGGACATCGAATTCCTGCCTACTACTACGGTGAAGGTGAAAACGATTTTGTAGTAGCTAAATCAGCCGAGGAAGCGCTGAAACTTGCACAGGAGAAATCAGGGAATGCTTCCTTAACTGCGGCAGACCTCAAGCAAGATGAAGACGTACTCGATACATGGTTCTCGTCGTGGTTATGGCCAATCTCTGTATTCGATGGCTTCTATGAAAAAGACGAAGTTGACTACTATTACCCAACCAACGACTTAGTTACCGCTCCTGAAATCATGTTTTTCTGGGTAGCGCGTATGATTATTGCCGGCTATGAGTACCGTGGTGAAATGCCATTCAAGAATGTGTATTACACCGGTATTGTTCGAGATAAGCAAGGTCGCAAGATGAGTAAAAGCTTGGGGAACTCCCCAGATCCACTTGATCTCATTGCTCAATATGGTGCTGATGGTGTTCGTATGGGTATGCTATTCGCAACACCAGCGGGTAACGACCTCCCCTTTGATGAAAAGCTTTGTGAACAAGGCAGTAAGTTCTGTAATAAAATCTGGAATGCCTTCCGCTTCTTAACCATGAATATGGATGAGAACGAGACCTACACACCAACTATGGTTATTGATGAGGATAACCTCGTAGACCGTTGGATGCTAAGCCGTATCAATCAAACTATTAAAGAGGTGGAAGATGACTTCCAAAACTACCGCCTTAATGATGCACTCAAGAAAGTGTACTCTTTAATTTGGGATGACTTCTGCGATTGGTATATCGAGCTTGCGAAGCCTAATAACTATGGCGACAAGTTTGATGTTGCTAAAATGAACATCGCCCTTGGTATGTTCGAGCAACTGATGAAGTTATTACACCCATTCATGCCATTCATTAGTGAAGAAATTTGGCAGTACATCGACGAGCGCTCTAACAAAGAAGCACTTTGTATTTCCGAGTGGCCTAGCTACAACGAAGAGCAAGTGTTTGAAGATGATATCGCACTCTTCGAGCGTATTCAGCAAATGGTATCGTCGTTGCGCAATATCCGTGCTGAAATGGGACTATCGCCAAAGGCAGATATTGAAATTCAGATTAAGTCGGATGATGCAGAACGCCTCAATGACAACTACTGGATTATTCGTAAGCTACAGTCGGTGAAGTCGCTCTATATTGCTTCAGTGATGGAAAAGCCTAAGGCCTCTGCTTCTGCACTTATCGACAAAGATGAACTCTATGTACCACTTGCTGACCTTATCGATGTAGATAAGGAAAAGGAGCGTATTCAGAAGGAAATCACTCGGGTTGAAGGATTCCTTAAGGGAGTAAATGGCAAGTTGAATAACGCTAATTTCGTAGACAACGCCCCTGATGCGGTTGTTCAAAATGAACGTAATAAAAAGCGTGACGGCGAAGCCAACTTAGAGAAGCTTAAAGCACAACTAAAAGACTTCGAGTAA
- a CDS encoding 6-bladed beta-propeller, translated as MPTIVVANSEGDIYVADERQGSVLVFDKEGSYIKSIGNKGRGPGEFSKISEMAILPNDEVLVFDFFQRRFTTFSNKGEVLETKVLPKDVYMYPDYLMYMGENKILSYNRLMEGVRKQIPPEKDFLMHEVSLNDFKVVQSFVPIIHTIDVNKDFERYFEGKFYKGLITYRDNILTLAPFFYRGKILQYKKTNGAWKLKKVFEGYRETERVYVEYENPREVIGKGMASNPKQYGPLAGIMKNESLGIFQKQNGDYLHLGLLEIGDGQKLYVNLFDEQGELKAHGPVTNLHPGIQKNDFYRRMRFYWMDEQDQLYVIDGAEDGFYVYRGTIELKE; from the coding sequence ATGCCCACAATAGTAGTAGCAAATTCCGAGGGTGATATCTATGTGGCAGATGAACGACAAGGTTCCGTCTTAGTTTTTGATAAAGAGGGTTCGTATATAAAATCTATTGGTAATAAAGGGAGAGGACCTGGAGAATTTTCAAAGATTAGTGAGATGGCAATTTTGCCAAATGATGAAGTTTTGGTATTTGATTTCTTTCAGAGAAGATTTACTACGTTTAGTAACAAAGGAGAAGTACTAGAAACGAAAGTACTCCCTAAAGATGTGTATATGTACCCAGACTACTTGATGTATATGGGTGAGAATAAAATTCTTTCTTACAATCGGTTAATGGAGGGTGTAAGAAAGCAGATACCTCCGGAAAAAGATTTTTTGATGCATGAAGTATCACTGAATGATTTTAAGGTTGTACAAAGCTTTGTGCCAATTATACATACAATAGATGTCAATAAAGATTTTGAAAGGTATTTTGAAGGGAAATTTTATAAAGGTTTAATCACTTATAGAGATAATATATTAACCTTAGCTCCTTTTTTTTATAGAGGTAAAATTTTACAATACAAAAAAACAAATGGGGCTTGGAAATTGAAGAAGGTGTTTGAAGGATATCGGGAAACAGAGAGAGTTTATGTTGAATATGAAAATCCCAGAGAAGTAATTGGAAAAGGAATGGCATCAAATCCTAAACAATATGGGCCCTTGGCGGGAATAATGAAGAACGAGAGTCTAGGTATATTTCAAAAGCAAAACGGAGACTATTTACATTTAGGTTTATTAGAGATAGGTGATGGCCAAAAGCTGTATGTGAATCTATTTGATGAACAGGGGGAATTAAAAGCTCACGGTCCGGTGACCAACTTACACCCCGGAATTCAAAAGAATGACTTTTATCGCCGAATGAGATTCTACTGGATGGATGAGCAAGACCAGTTATATGTGATTGATGGGGCGGAAGATGGATTTTACGTGTATCGTGGTACCATTGAGTTGAAGGAATAG
- a CDS encoding ATP-dependent helicase, with amino-acid sequence MKTFSLQPETPKATPDFLKGLNEQQHKAVTHTDGPLLIIAGAGSGKTRVLTFRIAYLLQQFKAAPNEILALTFTNKAAREMKERIKDLIGDKAQKLWMGTFHSIFSKILRFEADKLGYGKDFTIYDTSDSETVIKLILQELNFDPKEIKPKTIRNKISDAKNQLISPDQFQHRFVSSTLDDITAKVYQIYIKRLKQSNAMDFDDLLVKPIELFENHPEVLEAYQDRFKYIMIDEYQDTNHAQYKVTKMLADKFKNICVVGDDAQSIYSFRGADISNILNFQEDYENATQIPLEQNYRSTKSILQCADSIIKKNSKQLDKTLWTEKNYGDPITLLDNFDERDEANRVADHIINLKMRHGYKNNDFAILYRTNYQSRVFEEALRRKSLTYQLVGGLSFYQRKEIKDVIAYLTLLVNPHDETNLIRIINEPSRGIGNKSIQDLRAEARNTGQSVWSILQEVESTSVYKPAKVRIREFVNMIHRLRSDLENGAGLTDATRNVLEQSGYMKALVEENSQESMMRRENILEFQNAIAYYEKGAKKASLSAFLQEISLITDGDKFDENKPAITLMTVHASKGLEFPCVFVVGMEENLFPVGGREGFEADIEEERRLFYVAITRAEERLYFSHCRNRYKFGEEQRQIRSRFIDEVDAGVVRTETGATISQRQDRFTLNDEPPKSTTSSGTQVEYDWEQPISKKTYKSASGSTIQYDYSDGEDPFQVGAVVEHAKFGVGKIVSRSGLGLDTKVVVFFKSRGQKKLMLKAAPLQVIG; translated from the coding sequence TTGAAGACCTTTTCACTACAACCAGAGACACCTAAAGCAACCCCTGATTTCCTTAAAGGGCTTAACGAGCAACAGCATAAAGCAGTAACTCATACCGACGGCCCATTGCTTATAATTGCAGGTGCAGGTAGTGGTAAAACACGTGTACTTACCTTTCGAATTGCTTACCTGCTTCAGCAGTTTAAAGCAGCCCCCAATGAGATTTTAGCCCTTACCTTCACCAACAAAGCCGCTCGAGAAATGAAAGAGCGTATCAAAGATTTAATTGGTGATAAAGCACAGAAGTTATGGATGGGTACCTTCCACTCTATCTTCTCGAAGATATTGCGTTTTGAAGCCGACAAACTAGGGTACGGCAAAGACTTCACCATCTACGATACCAGTGATTCTGAAACGGTGATAAAGCTCATTCTTCAAGAGCTTAATTTTGATCCTAAAGAGATTAAACCAAAAACGATTCGAAATAAAATCAGTGATGCAAAAAACCAGTTAATCTCTCCAGATCAGTTTCAGCATCGTTTTGTAAGCAGCACCCTCGACGACATCACAGCTAAGGTATATCAGATTTACATCAAGCGTTTGAAGCAGAGCAACGCCATGGATTTCGATGACCTGCTAGTGAAACCTATTGAGCTATTTGAAAACCATCCAGAGGTATTAGAGGCCTATCAAGATCGCTTTAAGTACATCATGATTGATGAGTATCAAGATACCAATCATGCCCAGTATAAAGTGACTAAAATGCTGGCAGATAAATTCAAAAATATCTGTGTGGTAGGTGATGATGCTCAGAGTATTTACAGTTTCAGAGGCGCTGATATTTCTAACATTCTAAACTTCCAAGAAGATTATGAGAATGCCACTCAGATTCCCTTAGAACAAAACTATCGCTCTACAAAGTCTATTCTACAATGTGCTGATTCCATCATCAAAAAGAACAGCAAGCAATTAGATAAAACCCTGTGGACGGAAAAGAATTACGGGGATCCCATTACTCTTTTAGACAATTTTGATGAACGTGATGAGGCGAATCGTGTGGCCGATCATATCATCAATTTGAAGATGAGGCATGGCTACAAAAATAACGATTTCGCCATTCTGTATCGAACGAACTATCAGTCGCGCGTATTTGAAGAAGCCTTACGTCGAAAAAGCCTCACCTATCAACTTGTGGGTGGTTTATCCTTCTACCAACGGAAAGAAATCAAAGACGTTATAGCCTACCTCACACTATTGGTAAATCCACATGATGAAACGAATCTAATTCGAATCATCAATGAACCATCTCGTGGCATAGGCAACAAAAGCATCCAAGATCTGCGTGCCGAAGCTCGAAATACAGGTCAAAGTGTATGGTCGATCTTACAAGAAGTAGAATCCACAAGTGTTTATAAGCCTGCCAAGGTTCGTATTCGTGAATTTGTGAATATGATTCATCGATTGCGTTCTGACTTAGAAAATGGTGCTGGCCTTACCGATGCCACTCGTAATGTGCTTGAGCAATCGGGGTATATGAAAGCATTAGTGGAAGAAAACTCGCAAGAGTCGATGATGAGGCGCGAGAACATTCTTGAATTCCAGAATGCCATCGCTTATTACGAAAAAGGTGCTAAAAAAGCCTCTCTCAGTGCATTCCTCCAAGAAATTAGCTTAATCACTGATGGTGATAAATTTGATGAGAATAAACCAGCAATCACCTTAATGACTGTGCACGCCTCAAAAGGACTTGAATTCCCATGTGTATTTGTTGTAGGCATGGAAGAAAATTTATTCCCTGTTGGTGGCCGTGAAGGATTTGAAGCCGACATCGAAGAAGAACGTCGACTTTTTTATGTAGCTATCACTCGGGCAGAAGAGCGCTTGTATTTCAGCCATTGTAGAAACCGCTATAAGTTTGGGGAAGAACAGCGTCAAATACGTTCTCGCTTTATTGATGAAGTAGATGCTGGTGTAGTTCGTACAGAAACAGGTGCTACCATCTCACAGCGACAAGATCGCTTTACATTAAACGACGAACCACCAAAATCAACTACCTCATCCGGAACCCAAGTTGAATATGACTGGGAACAACCTATCAGCAAAAAGACTTACAAGTCAGCCTCAGGTAGTACCATTCAATATGATTACAGCGATGGCGAAGATCCCTTTCAAGTTGGTGCGGTTGTAGAACATGCAAAATTTGGAGTAGGTAAAATCGTTAGTAGGTCTGGATTAGGATTGGACACCAAAGTTGTTGTATTTTTTAAATCCAGAGGGCAAAAGAAATTAATGCTTAAAGCAGCCCCATTACAGGTTATAGGTTAG
- the lon gene encoding endopeptidase La, translating into MKDRFNIFERLDESDHGFDDFEQAIPLMSEEEERELTESVIPESLPILPLKNTVLFPGVVVPITVGRDRSLALVKEAYAGDKIIGVVTQKDEDVEEPEASDLHTVGTMARIIKLIKMPDGSKSIVIQGKSAFEVEEFTQSDPYFKAKVKSYPKEMDIQGVELDASIRNIKETATRIINLSPNIPTEATIAVNNINSPSFLLNFISSNLNVGINKKQELLEIQNFSENLKRVMEFLEQEVQVLDMSEKIRTKVKSDIDDQQREFYLRQQMKAIQEELGEDAEHQEIEKLREKLKTKDLPEHAKTEAEKELRRLEMTPNSSPNYGIIHSYLEWILDLPWNEYSEDKLDLKYAKEVLDEDHYGLEKVKKRIIEYLAVLKLKQDMKAPILCFYGPPGVGKTSLGKSIARALNREFERFSLGGIRDEAEIRGHRRTYIGALPGRIIRSMKKAGKGNPVIMLDEIDKVGADYRGDPTSALLEVLDPEQNDTFSDNYLELEYDLSKVLFIATANSLDTIPAPLRDRMEIIDISGYTLEEKTQIAKKYLIPKQVKENGLKEEQISFHDDAIERIIDQYTRESGVRNLERQVAGVSRGVAAKVAAGEIENFDVKVDDIEEFLGKQKFFSDAAERTTVPGVATGLAWTPYGGDILFIEASVSKGSGKLNITGQLGDVMKESAMLAVSYLKAHSETIGIPEEAFKYWDLHIHVPAGAVPKDGPSAGVSLMSAIASIFTQRKVKGTIALTGEITLRGLVLPVGGIKEKVLAAKRAGITQVLLPKKNEKDVAEIEQDVIGDLKVNYLERMDGVLDLMLEKETMNDPTEYFKVSDAYKNTVSGNGAGSSQVTVNK; encoded by the coding sequence ATGAAAGACCGATTTAATATTTTTGAACGCTTAGACGAATCAGATCATGGGTTTGATGATTTTGAACAAGCTATTCCACTGATGTCTGAAGAGGAAGAGCGTGAACTCACGGAATCTGTAATCCCTGAGTCGCTTCCTATTCTACCTCTAAAAAACACCGTGTTATTTCCAGGTGTTGTTGTTCCTATTACTGTAGGTAGAGATCGCTCATTAGCACTCGTAAAAGAAGCCTATGCCGGTGATAAGATAATCGGTGTTGTTACCCAAAAAGATGAAGATGTTGAAGAACCCGAAGCATCTGATTTACATACCGTAGGTACTATGGCTCGTATCATCAAGCTGATTAAAATGCCTGATGGTAGCAAGAGCATCGTCATTCAAGGAAAGTCAGCGTTCGAAGTAGAAGAATTCACACAAAGTGATCCTTATTTCAAAGCCAAGGTGAAAAGCTATCCTAAAGAAATGGATATCCAAGGCGTTGAATTAGATGCATCCATTCGCAATATCAAGGAGACCGCAACTCGAATTATAAACCTGTCGCCAAACATTCCAACAGAGGCGACCATAGCGGTGAACAACATCAATAGTCCATCGTTTCTATTGAATTTCATTTCATCTAACTTAAATGTTGGTATCAATAAGAAGCAAGAATTGCTCGAAATCCAAAACTTCTCTGAAAACCTAAAGAGGGTGATGGAGTTTCTGGAGCAAGAAGTTCAAGTGTTGGACATGAGCGAAAAAATCCGAACTAAAGTGAAATCGGATATCGATGACCAACAGCGTGAGTTCTACTTACGCCAACAGATGAAGGCCATTCAAGAAGAACTTGGCGAAGATGCAGAACACCAAGAAATTGAAAAACTGCGCGAGAAACTAAAAACCAAAGATCTTCCAGAGCACGCTAAAACAGAAGCAGAAAAGGAACTTCGTAGACTTGAAATGACGCCAAATTCATCTCCGAATTATGGAATCATACACAGCTATCTAGAATGGATTTTAGATCTTCCTTGGAATGAATATTCAGAAGACAAACTCGACCTAAAATACGCTAAGGAAGTTTTAGATGAAGACCATTACGGCTTAGAAAAAGTTAAGAAGCGTATCATCGAATACTTAGCCGTTCTTAAGTTAAAGCAAGACATGAAGGCTCCTATCCTTTGTTTTTACGGCCCTCCGGGTGTTGGTAAAACATCGTTAGGTAAGTCGATTGCTCGTGCTTTAAATCGTGAATTTGAGCGCTTCAGCTTAGGTGGAATCCGTGATGAGGCTGAGATCAGAGGTCATAGAAGAACTTATATAGGAGCCCTTCCAGGTCGCATTATCCGTTCTATGAAGAAAGCCGGAAAAGGTAACCCTGTTATCATGCTCGATGAAATTGATAAGGTTGGTGCCGACTACCGCGGCGACCCTACCTCTGCCCTACTTGAGGTTTTAGATCCAGAGCAGAACGATACCTTCAGCGACAATTACCTCGAACTCGAGTACGATCTTTCAAAAGTACTCTTTATCGCAACAGCGAACAGTTTAGATACTATCCCTGCCCCACTACGCGATCGAATGGAAATCATTGATATCAGTGGGTACACATTGGAGGAAAAAACTCAGATTGCTAAAAAATATCTGATTCCAAAGCAGGTAAAAGAAAATGGCTTGAAGGAAGAACAAATTAGCTTCCACGACGATGCCATTGAACGCATCATCGACCAGTATACTCGTGAATCGGGCGTACGTAACCTTGAACGCCAAGTAGCAGGTGTTAGCCGTGGGGTAGCTGCAAAAGTTGCCGCTGGCGAAATCGAAAATTTTGATGTGAAAGTAGACGACATTGAAGAGTTTCTAGGAAAACAGAAGTTTTTTAGTGATGCTGCTGAACGCACAACCGTTCCTGGTGTGGCAACAGGCCTAGCTTGGACCCCATACGGCGGTGATATCCTCTTTATAGAGGCTAGTGTTTCAAAAGGTTCTGGCAAACTGAATATCACAGGTCAGCTTGGCGATGTTATGAAAGAGTCGGCCATGCTTGCTGTTTCATACCTCAAAGCTCATTCCGAAACTATAGGAATTCCAGAGGAAGCCTTTAAGTATTGGGACCTACATATTCACGTTCCTGCAGGTGCTGTACCCAAAGATGGACCATCAGCCGGTGTTTCACTCATGTCGGCTATTGCTTCAATCTTTACACAGCGTAAGGTTAAAGGTACAATAGCCCTTACGGGTGAAATTACCCTACGTGGTTTAGTACTTCCTGTTGGTGGTATAAAAGAGAAAGTATTGGCTGCAAAACGTGCAGGTATCACGCAGGTATTGTTACCGAAAAAGAATGAGAAAGACGTCGCTGAAATCGAACAAGATGT
- a CDS encoding DUF5723 family protein, with protein sequence MLFTLLLSTLAWCATIAQPVVTPQNMALGGGGVTYITDYNANFINPANLLIKDRKRSIDIGLFSTTTSFNAVRNHENLFNQLDNYRLYFENYDEGSYDVSMTEKRDIIEDHYKRERLLSVHQANMQSTLFGLSWKRSDKAYSIAMRSRVGSTIGTGRNWYTSQPVVRDNVSMWNQSLNHDYQILHEISFGYAETLPLFNGLSSRLDRFMIGIAPKFIIAGAYQNAEWKNTYNKAATSDDVNRSQTFSCRAVGSISDVTKAYLEGEPADNATTNLLPSLKNEIQNVYGYGVGLDVGFTYLLTFGSDFSTLNDRVEQTRKSLRVSFSITDIGFVKYNKQGIVYDEQSQNTTITTSPSSGSSSSHYATDEATEMFVGAPGQYLNYLVNQSNTNPFNTFDYSEEYFSTMLPTAVNTGIMLELNRIKMMGDFSVGLSNNAFNTTKLVTSVGMELRPIKFLPLRGGIQIIPGLPGSFNVGTAIETKKWDLSLSAGVSARAFTNGTYTSGIGVAALQFHL encoded by the coding sequence TTGTTATTTACGCTCTTACTTAGCACACTAGCATGGTGTGCAACTATAGCACAGCCTGTAGTTACACCTCAGAATATGGCTTTGGGTGGCGGCGGTGTGACCTATATCACCGATTACAATGCCAATTTCATTAATCCTGCAAACCTGTTGATAAAAGATCGCAAGAGATCTATCGACATTGGATTATTCTCTACTACCACCTCCTTCAACGCTGTTCGGAATCACGAAAACTTATTTAACCAACTCGATAACTACCGGCTCTATTTCGAGAATTATGACGAAGGCAGCTATGATGTTAGCATGACTGAAAAGCGTGATATCATAGAAGATCATTACAAAAGAGAGCGCCTTCTATCGGTTCATCAAGCCAATATGCAGTCTACACTTTTTGGCCTAAGCTGGAAGCGTAGTGATAAAGCATACTCTATCGCAATGCGAAGTAGAGTGGGTTCAACCATAGGCACCGGAAGAAATTGGTATACAAGCCAACCTGTTGTCCGCGATAATGTATCTATGTGGAATCAATCGTTGAATCACGACTATCAGATCCTCCACGAGATTTCCTTTGGCTATGCTGAAACACTTCCTCTTTTTAACGGCCTCAGTTCGCGCCTAGATCGTTTTATGATTGGTATTGCCCCCAAATTTATCATAGCTGGTGCCTATCAAAATGCTGAGTGGAAAAACACTTACAACAAAGCGGCTACTTCAGATGATGTAAATCGCTCCCAGACATTTTCATGTAGAGCGGTAGGCAGTATCTCAGACGTAACTAAGGCATATTTGGAAGGTGAACCTGCTGATAACGCTACTACAAATCTTTTACCTTCACTTAAGAATGAGATTCAAAATGTATATGGCTATGGTGTAGGGCTAGATGTAGGCTTTACTTATTTACTTACCTTCGGAAGTGATTTCTCTACTTTAAATGATCGAGTTGAACAGACGCGAAAATCACTTCGTGTTTCATTTTCAATTACCGACATCGGATTTGTGAAATACAACAAACAAGGCATTGTATACGATGAGCAAAGCCAAAATACCACTATTACTACAAGTCCAAGTTCAGGTTCATCAAGTTCACATTATGCAACCGATGAAGCCACTGAAATGTTTGTTGGGGCTCCAGGCCAATACTTAAACTACTTAGTGAATCAAAGCAACACTAATCCCTTCAATACCTTTGATTATTCAGAAGAATATTTTTCAACGATGTTACCTACGGCTGTAAATACCGGCATCATGTTGGAATTAAATCGCATTAAAATGATGGGCGATTTCAGTGTAGGCTTATCAAATAATGCATTTAATACAACAAAATTAGTAACTTCAGTAGGTATGGAGTTACGTCCCATTAAGTTCTTACCTCTTCGAGGTGGAATACAAATAATTCCAGGACTCCCGGGCTCATTTAATGTGGGTACAGCCATTGAAACTAAGAAGTGGGACTTGTCATTATCCGCGGGCGTATCAGCGAGAGCTTTTACGAATGGCACTTATACCTCGGGAATTGGCGTAGCGGCTTTACAGTTTCATTTATAG